The proteins below come from a single Myxocyprinus asiaticus isolate MX2 ecotype Aquarium Trade chromosome 28, UBuf_Myxa_2, whole genome shotgun sequence genomic window:
- the LOC127418998 gene encoding tyrosine-protein phosphatase non-receptor type 11-like isoform X4: MVRWFHPNITGIEAEHLLLTRGVHGSFLARPSKSNPGDFTLSVRRNDEVTHIKIQNSGDYYDLYGGEKFATLAELVQYYTEQQDLLRERNGDVIELKYPLNCKDPTSERWYHGHLSGRDAEKLLMEKGKSGSFLVRESQSKPGDFVLSVLTNEEKHENVDRKTKVTHVMIRYQDGKYDVGGGERFDTLADLVEHYKKNPMVEKSGIVVHLKQPFNATRINAANIENRVRELNKVADNSEKPKQGFWEEFEVLQQQECKLLYPRKEGQRPENKNKNRYKNILPFDTTRVQIKEADLDVPGSDYINANYIRSVHEEGRHVDEGKVFIATQGCLQNTVLDFWKMVYQENSHVIVMTTKEMERGRNKCVRYWPDLNSTKEFGKVCVKNIEEHTAQDYIRRELEVTRLDRREPPRFIWHYQYLSWPDHGVPNEPGGVLSFLEQVNRTQSAIAESGPIVVHCSAGIGRTGTIIVIDILIDIINRQGLDCDIDIPKTIQRVRQQRSGMVQTEAQYKFIYMAVQQYIDTAQKRLEEEQRNKTKEREYSNIKYPQMSNARAKPNMSSSRTSSVRNDDSGVYENVNIKNPKGSASGNTRR, encoded by the exons ATGGTGAG GTGGTTTCATCCCAACATCACTGGGATAGAGGCAGAACACCTCCTCCTGACACGGGGCGTCCATGGCAGCTTTCTAGCGAGACCCAGCAAGAGTAACCCAGGAGATTTCACTCTCTCCGTCAG GAGGAACGATGAGGTCACCCACATTAAAATCCAGAACTCAGGGGACTATTATGACCTGTACGGAGGGGAGAAGTTCGCCACACTGGCCGAACTGGTGCAGTACTATACTGAGCAGCAAGACCTCCTGCGGGAACGGAACGGAGATGTCATCGAGCTCAAATACCCCCTAAACTGCAAAGATCCCACGTCTGAGAG GTGGTATCACGGGCATCTCTCGGGGAGAGATGCTGAAAAGCTCCTCATGGAGAAGGGCAAGTCTGGCAGCTTCCTGGTGAGAGAGAGTCAAAGTAAACCTGGAGACTTTGTGCTTTCTGTCCTCACTAATGAAGAAAAGCATGAAAATGTGGACCGCAAAACTAAAGTCACCCATGTCATGATACGTTATCAG GATGGTAAATATGATGTAGGAGGAGGAGAGAGGTTCGACACTTTAGCAGATTTAGTCGAGCACTATAAGAAGAACCCAATGGTGGAGAAAAGTGGAATTGTTGTGCACCTTAAACAG CCATTCAATGCCACAAGGATAAATGCAGCAAACATTGAAAACAGGGTGCGAGAATTAAATAAAGTCGCTGACAACTCAGAGAAACCCAAGCAAGGCTTCTGGGAAGAATTTGAG GTTTTACAGCAGCAAGAATGTAAACTCCTTTATCCCAGGAAAGAGGGACAGAgaccagaaaataaaaataagaaccgATACAAAAACATTCTGCCCT TTGACACCACTCGAGTGCAAATCAAAGAGGCGGATCTTGACGTGCCTGGCTCTGATTACATCAATGCCAACTACATCCGA AGTGTGCATGAAGAAGGTCGTCATGTGGATGAGGGTAAAGTGTTTATCGCCACTCAGGGTTGCCTTCAGAACACCGTCTTAGACTTCTGGAAAATGGTGTATCAGGAAAACTCTCATGTTATTGTCATGACGACCAAGGAGATGGAGAGAGGACGG AATAAGTGTGTACGGTACTGGCCAGACTTAAATTCCACTAAGGAGTTTGGGAAGGTGTGTGTGAAGAACATTGAGGAACATACAGCTCAGGACTACATACGGCGAGAGCTAGAGGTTACACGTCTAGACAGG AGAGAGCCTCCCAGGTTTATCTGGCACTATCAGTACCTGAGCTGGCCTGATCACGGTGTTCCCAATGAACCTGGAGGGGTTCTTAGCTTCCTGGAGCAAGTAAACAGGACCCAGAGTGCCATTGCAGAGAGTGGACCAATAGTGGTTCACTGCAG TGCAGGGATTGGAAGAACAGGCACAATTATTGTGAttgacatacttattgacatcaTAAACAGACAAG GGTTGGATTGTGACATTGACATCCCAAAGACCATTCAGAGAGTGCGTCAGCAGCGATCCGGTATGGTGCAGACTGAGGCCCAGTACAAGTTCATCTACATGGCTGTTCAGCAATACATTGACACTGCTCAGAAGAGACTGGAAGAGGAGCAG AGGAACAAAACAAAGGAGAGAGAATACTCTAATATCAAATACCCACAGATGTCAAATGCCAGAGCCAAGCCAAATATGAGCTCATCTCGTACTTCATCTGT AAGGAACGATGACTCTGGTGTGTATGAAAATGTAAACATCAAGAATCCAAAGGGCTCTGCAAGTGGTAACACCCGGAGATAA
- the LOC127418998 gene encoding tyrosine-protein phosphatase non-receptor type 11-like isoform X2, whose protein sequence is MPAANPSIICEDFHETQTWFHPNITGIEAEHLLLTRGVHGSFLARPSKSNPGDFTLSVRRNDEVTHIKIQNSGDYYDLYGGEKFATLAELVQYYTEQQDLLRERNGDVIELKYPLNCKDPTSERWYHGHLSGRDAEKLLMEKGKSGSFLVRESQSKPGDFVLSVLTNEEKHENVDRKTKVTHVMIRYQDGKYDVGGGERFDTLADLVEHYKKNPMVEKSGIVVHLKQPFNATRINAANIENRVRELNKVADNSEKPKQGFWEEFEVLQQQECKLLYPRKEGQRPENKNKNRYKNILPFDTTRVQIKEADLDVPGSDYINANYIRSVHEEGRHVDEGKVFIATQGCLQNTVLDFWKMVYQENSHVIVMTTKEMERGRNKCVRYWPDLNSTKEFGKVCVKNIEEHTAQDYIRRELEVTRLDRREPPRFIWHYQYLSWPDHGVPNEPGGVLSFLEQVNRTQSAIAESGPIVVHCSAGIGRTGTIIVIDILIDIINRQGLDCDIDIPKTIQRVRQQRSGMVQTEAQYKFIYMAVQQYIDTAQKRLEEEQRNKTKEREYSNIKYPQMSNARAKPNMSSSRTSSVRNDDSGVYENVNIKNPKGSASGNTRR, encoded by the exons ATG CCAGCTGCAAATCCCTCAATTATCTGTGAAGATTTTCATGAAACCCAGAC GTGGTTTCATCCCAACATCACTGGGATAGAGGCAGAACACCTCCTCCTGACACGGGGCGTCCATGGCAGCTTTCTAGCGAGACCCAGCAAGAGTAACCCAGGAGATTTCACTCTCTCCGTCAG GAGGAACGATGAGGTCACCCACATTAAAATCCAGAACTCAGGGGACTATTATGACCTGTACGGAGGGGAGAAGTTCGCCACACTGGCCGAACTGGTGCAGTACTATACTGAGCAGCAAGACCTCCTGCGGGAACGGAACGGAGATGTCATCGAGCTCAAATACCCCCTAAACTGCAAAGATCCCACGTCTGAGAG GTGGTATCACGGGCATCTCTCGGGGAGAGATGCTGAAAAGCTCCTCATGGAGAAGGGCAAGTCTGGCAGCTTCCTGGTGAGAGAGAGTCAAAGTAAACCTGGAGACTTTGTGCTTTCTGTCCTCACTAATGAAGAAAAGCATGAAAATGTGGACCGCAAAACTAAAGTCACCCATGTCATGATACGTTATCAG GATGGTAAATATGATGTAGGAGGAGGAGAGAGGTTCGACACTTTAGCAGATTTAGTCGAGCACTATAAGAAGAACCCAATGGTGGAGAAAAGTGGAATTGTTGTGCACCTTAAACAG CCATTCAATGCCACAAGGATAAATGCAGCAAACATTGAAAACAGGGTGCGAGAATTAAATAAAGTCGCTGACAACTCAGAGAAACCCAAGCAAGGCTTCTGGGAAGAATTTGAG GTTTTACAGCAGCAAGAATGTAAACTCCTTTATCCCAGGAAAGAGGGACAGAgaccagaaaataaaaataagaaccgATACAAAAACATTCTGCCCT TTGACACCACTCGAGTGCAAATCAAAGAGGCGGATCTTGACGTGCCTGGCTCTGATTACATCAATGCCAACTACATCCGA AGTGTGCATGAAGAAGGTCGTCATGTGGATGAGGGTAAAGTGTTTATCGCCACTCAGGGTTGCCTTCAGAACACCGTCTTAGACTTCTGGAAAATGGTGTATCAGGAAAACTCTCATGTTATTGTCATGACGACCAAGGAGATGGAGAGAGGACGG AATAAGTGTGTACGGTACTGGCCAGACTTAAATTCCACTAAGGAGTTTGGGAAGGTGTGTGTGAAGAACATTGAGGAACATACAGCTCAGGACTACATACGGCGAGAGCTAGAGGTTACACGTCTAGACAGG AGAGAGCCTCCCAGGTTTATCTGGCACTATCAGTACCTGAGCTGGCCTGATCACGGTGTTCCCAATGAACCTGGAGGGGTTCTTAGCTTCCTGGAGCAAGTAAACAGGACCCAGAGTGCCATTGCAGAGAGTGGACCAATAGTGGTTCACTGCAG TGCAGGGATTGGAAGAACAGGCACAATTATTGTGAttgacatacttattgacatcaTAAACAGACAAG GGTTGGATTGTGACATTGACATCCCAAAGACCATTCAGAGAGTGCGTCAGCAGCGATCCGGTATGGTGCAGACTGAGGCCCAGTACAAGTTCATCTACATGGCTGTTCAGCAATACATTGACACTGCTCAGAAGAGACTGGAAGAGGAGCAG AGGAACAAAACAAAGGAGAGAGAATACTCTAATATCAAATACCCACAGATGTCAAATGCCAGAGCCAAGCCAAATATGAGCTCATCTCGTACTTCATCTGT AAGGAACGATGACTCTGGTGTGTATGAAAATGTAAACATCAAGAATCCAAAGGGCTCTGCAAGTGGTAACACCCGGAGATAA
- the LOC127418998 gene encoding tyrosine-protein phosphatase non-receptor type 11-like isoform X1, with the protein MKIHCSLAGISVTCCLMQNMISFIYLYFQPAANPSIICEDFHETQTWFHPNITGIEAEHLLLTRGVHGSFLARPSKSNPGDFTLSVRRNDEVTHIKIQNSGDYYDLYGGEKFATLAELVQYYTEQQDLLRERNGDVIELKYPLNCKDPTSERWYHGHLSGRDAEKLLMEKGKSGSFLVRESQSKPGDFVLSVLTNEEKHENVDRKTKVTHVMIRYQDGKYDVGGGERFDTLADLVEHYKKNPMVEKSGIVVHLKQPFNATRINAANIENRVRELNKVADNSEKPKQGFWEEFEVLQQQECKLLYPRKEGQRPENKNKNRYKNILPFDTTRVQIKEADLDVPGSDYINANYIRSVHEEGRHVDEGKVFIATQGCLQNTVLDFWKMVYQENSHVIVMTTKEMERGRNKCVRYWPDLNSTKEFGKVCVKNIEEHTAQDYIRRELEVTRLDRREPPRFIWHYQYLSWPDHGVPNEPGGVLSFLEQVNRTQSAIAESGPIVVHCSAGIGRTGTIIVIDILIDIINRQGLDCDIDIPKTIQRVRQQRSGMVQTEAQYKFIYMAVQQYIDTAQKRLEEEQRNKTKEREYSNIKYPQMSNARAKPNMSSSRTSSVRNDDSGVYENVNIKNPKGSASGNTRR; encoded by the exons ATGAAAATACATTGCAGCTTAGCAGGGATTAGTGTCACCTGCTGTcttatgcaaaatatgatttcatttatatatttgtattttcagCCAGCTGCAAATCCCTCAATTATCTGTGAAGATTTTCATGAAACCCAGAC GTGGTTTCATCCCAACATCACTGGGATAGAGGCAGAACACCTCCTCCTGACACGGGGCGTCCATGGCAGCTTTCTAGCGAGACCCAGCAAGAGTAACCCAGGAGATTTCACTCTCTCCGTCAG GAGGAACGATGAGGTCACCCACATTAAAATCCAGAACTCAGGGGACTATTATGACCTGTACGGAGGGGAGAAGTTCGCCACACTGGCCGAACTGGTGCAGTACTATACTGAGCAGCAAGACCTCCTGCGGGAACGGAACGGAGATGTCATCGAGCTCAAATACCCCCTAAACTGCAAAGATCCCACGTCTGAGAG GTGGTATCACGGGCATCTCTCGGGGAGAGATGCTGAAAAGCTCCTCATGGAGAAGGGCAAGTCTGGCAGCTTCCTGGTGAGAGAGAGTCAAAGTAAACCTGGAGACTTTGTGCTTTCTGTCCTCACTAATGAAGAAAAGCATGAAAATGTGGACCGCAAAACTAAAGTCACCCATGTCATGATACGTTATCAG GATGGTAAATATGATGTAGGAGGAGGAGAGAGGTTCGACACTTTAGCAGATTTAGTCGAGCACTATAAGAAGAACCCAATGGTGGAGAAAAGTGGAATTGTTGTGCACCTTAAACAG CCATTCAATGCCACAAGGATAAATGCAGCAAACATTGAAAACAGGGTGCGAGAATTAAATAAAGTCGCTGACAACTCAGAGAAACCCAAGCAAGGCTTCTGGGAAGAATTTGAG GTTTTACAGCAGCAAGAATGTAAACTCCTTTATCCCAGGAAAGAGGGACAGAgaccagaaaataaaaataagaaccgATACAAAAACATTCTGCCCT TTGACACCACTCGAGTGCAAATCAAAGAGGCGGATCTTGACGTGCCTGGCTCTGATTACATCAATGCCAACTACATCCGA AGTGTGCATGAAGAAGGTCGTCATGTGGATGAGGGTAAAGTGTTTATCGCCACTCAGGGTTGCCTTCAGAACACCGTCTTAGACTTCTGGAAAATGGTGTATCAGGAAAACTCTCATGTTATTGTCATGACGACCAAGGAGATGGAGAGAGGACGG AATAAGTGTGTACGGTACTGGCCAGACTTAAATTCCACTAAGGAGTTTGGGAAGGTGTGTGTGAAGAACATTGAGGAACATACAGCTCAGGACTACATACGGCGAGAGCTAGAGGTTACACGTCTAGACAGG AGAGAGCCTCCCAGGTTTATCTGGCACTATCAGTACCTGAGCTGGCCTGATCACGGTGTTCCCAATGAACCTGGAGGGGTTCTTAGCTTCCTGGAGCAAGTAAACAGGACCCAGAGTGCCATTGCAGAGAGTGGACCAATAGTGGTTCACTGCAG TGCAGGGATTGGAAGAACAGGCACAATTATTGTGAttgacatacttattgacatcaTAAACAGACAAG GGTTGGATTGTGACATTGACATCCCAAAGACCATTCAGAGAGTGCGTCAGCAGCGATCCGGTATGGTGCAGACTGAGGCCCAGTACAAGTTCATCTACATGGCTGTTCAGCAATACATTGACACTGCTCAGAAGAGACTGGAAGAGGAGCAG AGGAACAAAACAAAGGAGAGAGAATACTCTAATATCAAATACCCACAGATGTCAAATGCCAGAGCCAAGCCAAATATGAGCTCATCTCGTACTTCATCTGT AAGGAACGATGACTCTGGTGTGTATGAAAATGTAAACATCAAGAATCCAAAGGGCTCTGCAAGTGGTAACACCCGGAGATAA
- the LOC127418998 gene encoding tyrosine-protein phosphatase non-receptor type 11-like isoform X3: MTSRRWFHPNITGIEAEHLLLTRGVHGSFLARPSKSNPGDFTLSVRRNDEVTHIKIQNSGDYYDLYGGEKFATLAELVQYYTEQQDLLRERNGDVIELKYPLNCKDPTSERWYHGHLSGRDAEKLLMEKGKSGSFLVRESQSKPGDFVLSVLTNEEKHENVDRKTKVTHVMIRYQDGKYDVGGGERFDTLADLVEHYKKNPMVEKSGIVVHLKQPFNATRINAANIENRVRELNKVADNSEKPKQGFWEEFEVLQQQECKLLYPRKEGQRPENKNKNRYKNILPFDTTRVQIKEADLDVPGSDYINANYIRSVHEEGRHVDEGKVFIATQGCLQNTVLDFWKMVYQENSHVIVMTTKEMERGRNKCVRYWPDLNSTKEFGKVCVKNIEEHTAQDYIRRELEVTRLDRREPPRFIWHYQYLSWPDHGVPNEPGGVLSFLEQVNRTQSAIAESGPIVVHCSAGIGRTGTIIVIDILIDIINRQGLDCDIDIPKTIQRVRQQRSGMVQTEAQYKFIYMAVQQYIDTAQKRLEEEQRNKTKEREYSNIKYPQMSNARAKPNMSSSRTSSVRNDDSGVYENVNIKNPKGSASGNTRR, translated from the exons GTGGTTTCATCCCAACATCACTGGGATAGAGGCAGAACACCTCCTCCTGACACGGGGCGTCCATGGCAGCTTTCTAGCGAGACCCAGCAAGAGTAACCCAGGAGATTTCACTCTCTCCGTCAG GAGGAACGATGAGGTCACCCACATTAAAATCCAGAACTCAGGGGACTATTATGACCTGTACGGAGGGGAGAAGTTCGCCACACTGGCCGAACTGGTGCAGTACTATACTGAGCAGCAAGACCTCCTGCGGGAACGGAACGGAGATGTCATCGAGCTCAAATACCCCCTAAACTGCAAAGATCCCACGTCTGAGAG GTGGTATCACGGGCATCTCTCGGGGAGAGATGCTGAAAAGCTCCTCATGGAGAAGGGCAAGTCTGGCAGCTTCCTGGTGAGAGAGAGTCAAAGTAAACCTGGAGACTTTGTGCTTTCTGTCCTCACTAATGAAGAAAAGCATGAAAATGTGGACCGCAAAACTAAAGTCACCCATGTCATGATACGTTATCAG GATGGTAAATATGATGTAGGAGGAGGAGAGAGGTTCGACACTTTAGCAGATTTAGTCGAGCACTATAAGAAGAACCCAATGGTGGAGAAAAGTGGAATTGTTGTGCACCTTAAACAG CCATTCAATGCCACAAGGATAAATGCAGCAAACATTGAAAACAGGGTGCGAGAATTAAATAAAGTCGCTGACAACTCAGAGAAACCCAAGCAAGGCTTCTGGGAAGAATTTGAG GTTTTACAGCAGCAAGAATGTAAACTCCTTTATCCCAGGAAAGAGGGACAGAgaccagaaaataaaaataagaaccgATACAAAAACATTCTGCCCT TTGACACCACTCGAGTGCAAATCAAAGAGGCGGATCTTGACGTGCCTGGCTCTGATTACATCAATGCCAACTACATCCGA AGTGTGCATGAAGAAGGTCGTCATGTGGATGAGGGTAAAGTGTTTATCGCCACTCAGGGTTGCCTTCAGAACACCGTCTTAGACTTCTGGAAAATGGTGTATCAGGAAAACTCTCATGTTATTGTCATGACGACCAAGGAGATGGAGAGAGGACGG AATAAGTGTGTACGGTACTGGCCAGACTTAAATTCCACTAAGGAGTTTGGGAAGGTGTGTGTGAAGAACATTGAGGAACATACAGCTCAGGACTACATACGGCGAGAGCTAGAGGTTACACGTCTAGACAGG AGAGAGCCTCCCAGGTTTATCTGGCACTATCAGTACCTGAGCTGGCCTGATCACGGTGTTCCCAATGAACCTGGAGGGGTTCTTAGCTTCCTGGAGCAAGTAAACAGGACCCAGAGTGCCATTGCAGAGAGTGGACCAATAGTGGTTCACTGCAG TGCAGGGATTGGAAGAACAGGCACAATTATTGTGAttgacatacttattgacatcaTAAACAGACAAG GGTTGGATTGTGACATTGACATCCCAAAGACCATTCAGAGAGTGCGTCAGCAGCGATCCGGTATGGTGCAGACTGAGGCCCAGTACAAGTTCATCTACATGGCTGTTCAGCAATACATTGACACTGCTCAGAAGAGACTGGAAGAGGAGCAG AGGAACAAAACAAAGGAGAGAGAATACTCTAATATCAAATACCCACAGATGTCAAATGCCAGAGCCAAGCCAAATATGAGCTCATCTCGTACTTCATCTGT AAGGAACGATGACTCTGGTGTGTATGAAAATGTAAACATCAAGAATCCAAAGGGCTCTGCAAGTGGTAACACCCGGAGATAA
- the LOC127418998 gene encoding tyrosine-protein phosphatase non-receptor type 11-like isoform X5 gives MGSTKVSGVTALFSTPPPSETGKCHRSERRNDEVTHIKIQNSGDYYDLYGGEKFATLAELVQYYTEQQDLLRERNGDVIELKYPLNCKDPTSERWYHGHLSGRDAEKLLMEKGKSGSFLVRESQSKPGDFVLSVLTNEEKHENVDRKTKVTHVMIRYQDGKYDVGGGERFDTLADLVEHYKKNPMVEKSGIVVHLKQPFNATRINAANIENRVRELNKVADNSEKPKQGFWEEFEVLQQQECKLLYPRKEGQRPENKNKNRYKNILPFDTTRVQIKEADLDVPGSDYINANYIRSVHEEGRHVDEGKVFIATQGCLQNTVLDFWKMVYQENSHVIVMTTKEMERGRNKCVRYWPDLNSTKEFGKVCVKNIEEHTAQDYIRRELEVTRLDRREPPRFIWHYQYLSWPDHGVPNEPGGVLSFLEQVNRTQSAIAESGPIVVHCSAGIGRTGTIIVIDILIDIINRQGLDCDIDIPKTIQRVRQQRSGMVQTEAQYKFIYMAVQQYIDTAQKRLEEEQRNKTKEREYSNIKYPQMSNARAKPNMSSSRTSSVRNDDSGVYENVNIKNPKGSASGNTRR, from the exons ATGGGAAGCACAAAAGTGTCCGGTGTAacggctctcttttcaactcctcccccatcTGAAACCGGCAAATGTCACCGATCGGAAAG GAGGAACGATGAGGTCACCCACATTAAAATCCAGAACTCAGGGGACTATTATGACCTGTACGGAGGGGAGAAGTTCGCCACACTGGCCGAACTGGTGCAGTACTATACTGAGCAGCAAGACCTCCTGCGGGAACGGAACGGAGATGTCATCGAGCTCAAATACCCCCTAAACTGCAAAGATCCCACGTCTGAGAG GTGGTATCACGGGCATCTCTCGGGGAGAGATGCTGAAAAGCTCCTCATGGAGAAGGGCAAGTCTGGCAGCTTCCTGGTGAGAGAGAGTCAAAGTAAACCTGGAGACTTTGTGCTTTCTGTCCTCACTAATGAAGAAAAGCATGAAAATGTGGACCGCAAAACTAAAGTCACCCATGTCATGATACGTTATCAG GATGGTAAATATGATGTAGGAGGAGGAGAGAGGTTCGACACTTTAGCAGATTTAGTCGAGCACTATAAGAAGAACCCAATGGTGGAGAAAAGTGGAATTGTTGTGCACCTTAAACAG CCATTCAATGCCACAAGGATAAATGCAGCAAACATTGAAAACAGGGTGCGAGAATTAAATAAAGTCGCTGACAACTCAGAGAAACCCAAGCAAGGCTTCTGGGAAGAATTTGAG GTTTTACAGCAGCAAGAATGTAAACTCCTTTATCCCAGGAAAGAGGGACAGAgaccagaaaataaaaataagaaccgATACAAAAACATTCTGCCCT TTGACACCACTCGAGTGCAAATCAAAGAGGCGGATCTTGACGTGCCTGGCTCTGATTACATCAATGCCAACTACATCCGA AGTGTGCATGAAGAAGGTCGTCATGTGGATGAGGGTAAAGTGTTTATCGCCACTCAGGGTTGCCTTCAGAACACCGTCTTAGACTTCTGGAAAATGGTGTATCAGGAAAACTCTCATGTTATTGTCATGACGACCAAGGAGATGGAGAGAGGACGG AATAAGTGTGTACGGTACTGGCCAGACTTAAATTCCACTAAGGAGTTTGGGAAGGTGTGTGTGAAGAACATTGAGGAACATACAGCTCAGGACTACATACGGCGAGAGCTAGAGGTTACACGTCTAGACAGG AGAGAGCCTCCCAGGTTTATCTGGCACTATCAGTACCTGAGCTGGCCTGATCACGGTGTTCCCAATGAACCTGGAGGGGTTCTTAGCTTCCTGGAGCAAGTAAACAGGACCCAGAGTGCCATTGCAGAGAGTGGACCAATAGTGGTTCACTGCAG TGCAGGGATTGGAAGAACAGGCACAATTATTGTGAttgacatacttattgacatcaTAAACAGACAAG GGTTGGATTGTGACATTGACATCCCAAAGACCATTCAGAGAGTGCGTCAGCAGCGATCCGGTATGGTGCAGACTGAGGCCCAGTACAAGTTCATCTACATGGCTGTTCAGCAATACATTGACACTGCTCAGAAGAGACTGGAAGAGGAGCAG AGGAACAAAACAAAGGAGAGAGAATACTCTAATATCAAATACCCACAGATGTCAAATGCCAGAGCCAAGCCAAATATGAGCTCATCTCGTACTTCATCTGT AAGGAACGATGACTCTGGTGTGTATGAAAATGTAAACATCAAGAATCCAAAGGGCTCTGCAAGTGGTAACACCCGGAGATAA